The following is a genomic window from Aquificota bacterium.
AGATAGCACCCACCAAAAGTGCGCTCAAAAGTAGCTTCCTGTTCATATCCACACCTCCTTTTGTTTGATTACGCAATAGAAGTATAGGGAGTGTTTGTTAAGAATAGGTTAAGGTTTGGTTAAGAAATTGTTAAGAAAATAAGAACATTCCTATATTTATGTTTTTATCTTGAATGGTAGCTAAAAATAAAAAGGGACAAACCTTACCACTATCCCTTTTGCAAGCTATGAGTGCATAGCCTTAAGAAACTCTTTGTTTGTCTTGAACTTTTTGAGCTTATCTAACAGGAATTCCATAGCCTCTATTGGGTCCATGGTAGCCAAGAACTTCCTTAGAACCCATATCCTTTGAAGCTCCCAGTCTTCCAATAGCAACTCTTCCTTTCTTGTACCAGACTTTTCTATGTTTATGGCTGGGAAAATTCTCCTCTCCATAAGCCTTCTATCTAGGTGTATCTCCATATTGCCCGTGCCTTTGAACTCTTCGTATATAACATCGTCCATTTTGGAGCCAGTCTCTATAAGGGCAGTGGCTATTATGGTGAGAGATCCGCCTTCTTCTATGTTCCTTGCTGCACCAAAGAACTTTTTGGGCCTTTGAAGGGCTGTTGCTTCTATACCACCAGTAAGCACCCTACCAGTGGGCGGGGTCACAGCGTTGGAAGCCCTTCCAAAACGTGTCATGGAGTCCAAGAGGATTACCACATCATGTTTTAGCTCCACCAACCTTTTCGCCTTTTCTACCACAAGCTCAGCCACTTGCATGTGCCTTTCTGGCGGCTCATCAAAGGTAGAGGCTACAACTTCCGCACCATCGCCCACAATCCTGCGCATTTCAGTCACTTCCTCTGGCCTCTCGTCTATGAGAAGTATTATGAGATAGACCTCTGGGTGGTTTTGAATGAGAGCCTTGGCTATTTTTTGAAGAAGCACTGTTTTACCAGCCTTTGGCGGAGCCACTATCATACCTCTTTGGCCCTTGCCTATTGGCGCTATAAGGCTTATAACCCTTGTGGAAAGCTCTGTGGGAGATGTTTCAAGATTGAATCGTTCCGTTGGGTGATAAGGAGTGAGCTTTTCAAACTGGGGCCTTGATCTTAACACTTCTGGGTCTGGTGGAAGTCCGTTTACAGATTCTATCTTTATAAGGGCTTGGTATTTTTCCTTCTCCTGTGGAGGCCTTGCAAAGCCTATTATGGTGTCTCCAGTTCTTAGGCCAAACTTCTTTATCTGAGAGGGTGCCACATACACGTCCGTGTAGCTGGGCATATAGTTGTTTTCTTGGCTTCTTATAAAACCATAACCTTCGGGTAGAATTTCAAGCACACCTTTGATAAAGTTTAGGCCCTCTTCCTTCGCTTGAACGCTCAAAATCTTCTCTATAAGCTCCTCCTTTCTAAGGCCAGTTACCCTTGAAAGCTCAAGCTCTCTCCCTATTTTTTGTAGTTCTTGAAGAGAAAGTTTTTTAAGTTCTTCAAGGGTATAAATCTTTTTCTCTTGGGTTTGTTCCATAATCTACAACCTCCTTTTTATTTTCCTATGCAAAACCTTGAAAATATGCTTCCAAGGATATCTTCTGTGCTTATCACACCTACTATCTCTTCCAAATAGCTTATAGCTTCCCTAAGGTCAAGCATAAGTATCTCTGGGAATATATCTCCTGTCTCCAGTTTATTTATTAATGATTTTAACACTTCTTTGGATTTTTTCAAGAGGTTTTCGTGCCTTACAGATAAATAGACCTGCATACTATCCAAAGCATACACACCAAGCCTTTCCAAAAGGGCCTCTTTGAGTTCTTCAATGCCTTCTCCCTTAACTGCGCTAACTTTGATGGCCTCCGGGAAAGTCCTCAAAACCTCCTCCTTTAATGGTAGGTCCGCCTTGTTTATAACTACCATATGGGCCAAAGGCTCCACCAACTTATATATGTTAAGGTCCTCTTCCTCCAAAGGACTGCTGCCATCCACCACAAAAAGCACCAAGTCCGCACTTTTGAGCTTTTGGAGGCTCCTTTCTACGCCTATCTTCTCCACTGGGTCCTCTGTATGCCTTATTCCTGCTGTGTCTATTAGGTTTATGGGTATGCCTTTTAAAGTTAAGCTCTCTTGGAGAAAGTCCCTCGTAGTTCCCGGTATGGGTGTGGTTATGGCCCTCTCTGTCCCCAAAAGGGCGTTAAATAGAGAAGATTTGCCCACGTTGGGCTTGCCTACTATGGCAAGGTTTATGCCCCTTCTTAAATACTCTCCCGTTCTTACCGTTGAAAGGAGCCTTTCTATGCTTTGAACTATGTCTTTTAAAAGGTAAATTATCTGCTCTTTACTTAAAGTTGGAATGTCCTCTTCTGAAAACTCTATGTCCGCCTCCACATAGGCCAATATCTCAAGTAGCCTTTCTCTCAAAGAGTTTATAAGTGAGGATAGCTCGCCTTGGAGCTGTCTTTGGGCTGCCCTTAAGGCCCTTTCCGACTTGGAGCCAATTAGGTCTGCCACCGCCTCCGCTTGAAGTAGGTCCATCTTTCCGTTCAAAAAGGCCCTTTTGGTAAATTCTCCCGGTTCTGCAAGCCTTATACCCTTTGAGATAAAGAGTTCAAGGGCCTTTCTTAGGATGAGAGGATTGCCATGCAAAAATATCTCCACCATATCCTCGCCCGTGTAGCTTTTGGGAGAAGGATAGTATATGAGAATGCCCTCATCCAATATCTCACCCTTTTCATCTTTTAGTTTTATAAAGTGGGCATACCTGGGCCTTGGCTCCCCTTTCATAACAATTAGGTCCCTTATCCTGTTCATCACATCAAGGCCAGAGAGCCTAATGGCCCCTATGGCGCTCTCTCCAAAGGGTGTGGCTATGGCAACTATGGGTTCTCTTTGCTTTATCATGTTAGTCCAAGACAAGTTTAAAGCCTTCAGCCAGGTTTAGAGCCTCCTGGTATTCTTTATAATTTATCCTTCTTGAAAGTTCTGGGTAGTCGTAGGCCTTATAGTAAGGCATATACTGGTCCATGATGTTTATATAAGTTTGTGGAGATATTTCTTTAAGACTTTCCAAAACCTTTTGGGTGCCCGCAAGGCCGTTGGGAAGCACAAGATGCCTTATAAGCAGGCCCCTTACGGCTATGCCTTCCTCATCCACCTTGAGGTCTCCCACCTGCCTATGCATCTCCCTTATGGCCTCTAAGGCCACCTCATAGTAGCCTTTTACCTTTGAATACTTCCTTCCTGTGGAGCTATCTCCGTATTTAAAGTCCGCAAGGTATATATCCACTATGCCATCAAGAAGCTTCAGGCTCTCCAAGCTATCGTAAGAAGAGGTGTTATAGACTATGGGTATTCTAAGGCCCTTCTTTACAGCCAAATAGAGGGCTTCTAATATCTGTGGTACCACATGGGAGGGGCTAACCAGGTTTATGTTATGACAACCAAGCCTCTGCAAGGTCAAAAATATCTCCGATAGCTCTTCCGGCCTTACCTCTTCTCCTTCTCCCAGCTGGCTTATGGTGTAGTTCTGACAGTAAACACATCTCATATTACAGTAAGAGAAGAATAC
Proteins encoded in this region:
- the rho gene encoding transcription termination factor Rho, which codes for MEQTQEKKIYTLEELKKLSLQELQKIGRELELSRVTGLRKEELIEKILSVQAKEEGLNFIKGVLEILPEGYGFIRSQENNYMPSYTDVYVAPSQIKKFGLRTGDTIIGFARPPQEKEKYQALIKIESVNGLPPDPEVLRSRPQFEKLTPYHPTERFNLETSPTELSTRVISLIAPIGKGQRGMIVAPPKAGKTVLLQKIAKALIQNHPEVYLIILLIDERPEEVTEMRRIVGDGAEVVASTFDEPPERHMQVAELVVEKAKRLVELKHDVVILLDSMTRFGRASNAVTPPTGRVLTGGIEATALQRPKKFFGAARNIEEGGSLTIIATALIETGSKMDDVIYEEFKGTGNMEIHLDRRLMERRIFPAINIEKSGTRKEELLLEDWELQRIWVLRKFLATMDPIEAMEFLLDKLKKFKTNKEFLKAMHS
- the mnmE gene encoding tRNA uridine-5-carboxymethylaminomethyl(34) synthesis GTPase MnmE, coding for MIKQREPIVAIATPFGESAIGAIRLSGLDVMNRIRDLIVMKGEPRPRYAHFIKLKDEKGEILDEGILIYYPSPKSYTGEDMVEIFLHGNPLILRKALELFISKGIRLAEPGEFTKRAFLNGKMDLLQAEAVADLIGSKSERALRAAQRQLQGELSSLINSLRERLLEILAYVEADIEFSEEDIPTLSKEQIIYLLKDIVQSIERLLSTVRTGEYLRRGINLAIVGKPNVGKSSLFNALLGTERAITTPIPGTTRDFLQESLTLKGIPINLIDTAGIRHTEDPVEKIGVERSLQKLKSADLVLFVVDGSSPLEEEDLNIYKLVEPLAHMVVINKADLPLKEEVLRTFPEAIKVSAVKGEGIEELKEALLERLGVYALDSMQVYLSVRHENLLKKSKEVLKSLINKLETGDIFPEILMLDLREAISYLEEIVGVISTEDILGSIFSRFCIGK
- a CDS encoding radical SAM protein; this translates as MLYTSYLNLTEKDWQERIEKALDMLKSCKVCPHRCGVNRLEGELGYCKTGRYAIVADYFPHRGEERPIRGKRGSGTVFFSYCNMRCVYCQNYTISQLGEGEEVRPEELSEIFLTLQRLGCHNINLVSPSHVVPQILEALYLAVKKGLRIPIVYNTSSYDSLESLKLLDGIVDIYLADFKYGDSSTGRKYSKVKGYYEVALEAIREMHRQVGDLKVDEEGIAVRGLLIRHLVLPNGLAGTQKVLESLKEISPQTYINIMDQYMPYYKAYDYPELSRRINYKEYQEALNLAEGFKLVLD